The genomic DNA AATGAATGCATTAATTTCTTCGTTATTTTCATCGATAACTTTAATGAAGCTTTCCACATTTTCTTTAGCTGTCATTTCTCCACTTTTTATGGAGTTCAATTTTTCAATAACGTTCATTAAAACACCTTAATAATCGTAAAATATAATTTAAAATATCTCGCACTTTTCAAGTAAATATTATTTTTACTTTTCAAATGCTCTCTCTATTTAGATATATATATTTTTTAATAATATATTAATCTATCATATAAGGTGAAAAGAATGGATAACGAACTACTTGAAGAGATACATATTGTAAAAAATCACTCACCTCGGACCAGATTAGTTTATAAAATGGCTGTTAAAAAATATGAGGAATTTTTTTCAATGTCAATGTCCGAATTAATTGAAGAAGCAGAAGCTGAAGAAGAACAAGGTATTAGATGGAAAAAAAAGAAAATTAAAAAGGAGATTGTTGACTTTTAGACAACATATGATTGAAAATTATTCTCTAAGCACAGTTAAGACAACCCTTTCCCCCAATTGTTTCAATTTACAAATATTATGAAATTGAAATCGTTGAACTTCCTAGAATGAACATTAAAGGGATAAAAACACCAGAATCAATTGTTTTTAAAGATTTGCCAGACAAAACCATAATCAGAAAAGCATTAAGCATTTCCAATCCAAGAATGAGTGCTATAATCTATTTTATGGTATCTACTGGATGTGCTAGACGGGAAACATTGAATTTAACTATTCAAGATTATATTAATGCTTTAAGGGATTATACTGATAAAACTGACATATATGAAGTTATATCTGAAATAAAAGATAGGGATGATGTTATACCTACTTTTAATGTTTTAAGGCAAAAAACTAACAAGTATTATACTACTTCAATGAACAGTAACCGGCAGTCCCAATTCATCATGATTAATTTTAGGATACTGCGCAGCAGTTTCTCTAAACAGTGAATCAAAAGGCATAGTTGTACCTTTTCGACCCAATATTCTCTCTACAAAAATTTTACGAATGAAAGATTATGAAAAATTGAATCAAATTTTGAACTAAAATACTTGAATTTACGACCTATTATTTTAATTTTAAAATAAAATGTATAAAAAATATTAAACATACATTTAATTTAAATGATTAAAAATAATAAAAAAGAATAAATTAATCAGGACATCCACATCTGAAAAGATAAAAATCAAGAAGATTATTTTTTAAATCTTCTCAATTGACATGCACCCGCTAGAATTAAAACCGCAAGCAATGCAATTACCGGGTTTGCAGTCCTGTGGCTTTCAAGATTGGATTCATGAATATCATATGTATCTTCATGTCCATGGACTTCCATTGAACCGGCAGTTTCTGTTGGCAGGTATTTTTCATCCCCCGAATACCATACCAGGATATTGTATGAGCCTGCATCAAGACCAGGTATTGTGAATACTGCTTTTCCGTTTTTGACATCTGCAGTGTATTTCTTGCCGTCGATTTCGATGGTGACGCGTCCTGTTGCATCGCCAGGAAGTCTGACAGTAATGACTCCATCGTCACCAACATCAATGTCCGGTGATGTAACCTCAATATCCGGTTTAATCTTTAAAACCCTAAATGAATCGTCGGCTTTTGCTGAAAGATACTTCTCATCACCTGAGTATGATGCTGTGACAGTGTATCTTCCGGCTTTTAGTCCCGCCACATCAAAGGTTGCCACACCATCTGAGACTTGTGATGTGTATTTTCTGCCTGCTACTGTGATTGTGACAGTTCCTGTCGCATCATTAGGTAGCCTTACTGTGATTGTCTCATCTTCATCGACATAGATGTCATATGAATCCACATCAATTGGCGGTTTATGCTTTTTGACCGTGAATGTTGTTGTGTTGTCGCTTGGAGCGCATGTTTCGTTTCCATCATACCGGACAGTTGCATGCTTGAGACCGGCTTTTAGGCCTGAAACGATTAGCTGTCCCCTGCCGTCGGTAATGTTTAGTGGATATTTCACGCCGTCAATCTCCACTGTAACGTTTCCGGTTATGTTATGGTTGAGTGAAACATCAATGACCGCATCCTCGCCCACATAGATGTCACGAGCCGTTATGTTTACCTGTGATTTCAACGGCATGACTTTGAAGATGTCAGAGGTGGAGACGCTTGTGTAGTTTTCGTTTCCAAGATAAACCGCAAGTGCAGGATAGTCAGCAACAGCAAGATTGATGAGTTTCCATGTTGCCCTTCCGTCGTATGGAGTGAACTTTGAAGCCATAAGAACATCCCTGCTTTGGATGCTGTGGTTCAATGGGACTGTAATCATGCCGACCCTGTCGACTGTGATGTTTACGAATCCCGGAGCGTCCACAGTCACATTGAGGATTTCTATTTCACCCCAGTAGATGTCCACCACCTCGATTCTTATGTGAGGTGTTTTCGGTGACA from uncultured Methanobrevibacter sp. includes the following:
- a CDS encoding Ig-like domain repeat protein translates to MKIFFALFLLSFLVGCAYAGDENSTENATTSTNKTNVTVAPKVILNITKTVNVTQVHVGDLVKFTITVKNTGLSNATNVVVTDRLDSAFRFNSTNCEEYCSVNGQKITWTVPKLENSTSIVIELVVRITTNGTFSNVATVNSTENNTNVPSNTTSVTVDPKVVLNIAKTVNATNVSVGNLVKFTITVNNTGLSNATNVVVTDILNPAFKFNSTNVSRQYYSVNGQKVVWTIPKLANGSSYIIELVVRVISNGTFSNVAVVNSTENKTNVPSNTSNVTVNRKNTPISLESENITYEDDETIVITLPGDATGKVNVTVGNTTYPDLPIENGIVELVVENPAGGLYNVTVQYGGDNKYLPNSTKGAFKVSPKTPHIRIEVVDIYWGEIEILNVTVDAPGFVNITVDRVGMITVPLNHSIQSRDVLMASKFTPYDGRATWKLINLAVADYPALAVYLGNENYTSVSTSDIFKVMPLKSQVNITARDIYVGEDAVIDVSLNHNITGNVTVEIDGVKYPLNITDGRGQLIVSGLKAGLKHATVRYDGNETCAPSDNTTTFTVKKHKPPIDVDSYDIYVDEDETITVRLPNDATGTVTITVAGRKYTSQVSDGVATFDVAGLKAGRYTVTASYSGDEKYLSAKADDSFRVLKIKPDIEVTSPDIDVGDDGVITVRLPGDATGRVTIEIDGKKYTADVKNGKAVFTIPGLDAGSYNILVWYSGDEKYLPTETAGSMEVHGHEDTYDIHESNLESHRTANPVIALLAVLILAGACQLRRFKK